The DNA segment TCTAAAACTGACTGCATTGAGGCAAGCAGGGGTGACTTTCGTAAGCTGTCTCAAAACAGATATTCCATTAGGACCTTCGCCGGCGGCAACGTGCCAATGTCTAAAATTTATGATGCAGTCGAAATGGCGCAGAAGAGTCCTTCAACATGCAACCGGCAGACAAGTCGTGTATATGTGTACTCGAAAAAGAACACAATAAACGAAATACTGGCTATTCATAAGGGCACACGCGGCTTTACGGAGCAAATTGACAAATTTATACTGGTTGCTGGTGATCAAAAATGCTGTTTGGGAGTTGGCGACCGCAATCAGGTGTATGTAGATTGCGGTATCTTTGCGATGAGTCTGCTGTACGGTTTGCAGTACAACCGGTTGGGCGCCTGTATTTTGCACTGGAACGTAACGCCTAAAAAAGACCTTCAGCTTCGGAAAGTTGCCGGTGTTGCCGACAATCACACAGTTGTGTGTATGATAGCTGTCGGCAGACTCGCTGAAGAGTTTAAGGTTCCTGTTTCCCAGAGACGAAATCTGAAATCGATTTGTTTTGCTATGGATTAGAGGACATGAAAAAAGTCATGGTAATTACGTTTCATTCTGTGCCGAATTATGGCGCGGTACTTCAGGCTTATGCTCTGTGCAATGTGCTGCGTCAAATTGGATTCGATGTGCATCTAATTGACTATCAACCAAAGTCTATCAGCAAGGGGGACAGTGACTCGCCGCTGCACAAAAAATTCGCGGATTTCAGAAAAAAGCACCTCCCCCTTACACCCCAGGTGTTTACAAATTTAAACCAGCTTAATGGCGTCGATGCAGATGTACTGGTGTGCGGCAGTGACCAGATATGGAACTTTGCAAAAAGTAAGGCCAGAAAAAATATGGATGCGTTCTTGTTGAATTTCGGTCCTGACTCGGCTATTAGGATTTCATATGCCGCCAGTACGGGCGGAGTCGGTTTTCCCAAGGAATACCATGACAAAATCAGTGAGTGCCTTGCATCATTTCAAAATATTTCCGTGCGCGAGAGAACTTCTTTGAAGGATGTCGGAGAAGTTACAGATAAATCGATAGACATTACCGTTGACCCAACCGTTCTCTGTGACGACTACCCGGAAGCGGATATAACATGCTATGAACTTCCTGAAAAGTATATAGTCACCTATTGTCTTCAGGCGAGCCCTGTCTTTCTAGACGCTGTTCACCGTGTAAAGACCTTGTACAACTTGCCGGTTGTTAACATTGGAGACACGGCAGCAGGTTTGGCGGATAAAAGTCTCACGAGTCTGGGGCCTGATGAATGGATATGTTTGCTTAGACAGTCTGAGTGCGTCGTCACGAACTCTTTTCATGGAACTGTTTTTTCTATTAAGGTGAAGAAAAATTTTCTGAGTGTTCCGCTGCTGCGGAAAAAGAAGAATAAAATTTACGGCTTACAGGAGAAGCTTTACCGAAAAGGCTACAGAAAAGCCTGGTGCTTGCCGGGTAATAGCATAATGCGAAACAGGCTTTTTGCAAACTGGTCATCCAAAAATGACCGTATATCCAGTTTTCTTCGCCTCTCGGGGCTAAACTCCCGACTTTATGACTATCCCGACAGTATTGATTTTGTTGGCCGGCCAATTGATTATGACAATGTAATGCAGAAGATCAAATATGAAAAAGATGAATCAATACGGTTTCTACATAAAGTTTTGAAAGGAAATTAGCAGTAGCCGGTCTCTTGTGCCGGATAGTTGCTGTTCGGGGGGCGATTCTATCATCACCAGATTGAGCCTGTAAGTAAACTGTCAGTGCTATAATGGAGGCGGGCTCACCAACACATCCTGCTTTGAACCGGTTTACAAGGAGAATTTAGTTGCCAAAAATAAGTGTTTGTATACCAACATATAACCGCAGGGATTACATCTGTGAGACCATCGAAAGTATCCTTGATCAGACCTATAAGGATTACGAGATCGTGGTCGTAGACGATGGCTCGACCGATGACACAAAGCAGGTGCTCGATGAAAAGGGTTATCCCGTTCGCTACCATTACCAGCAAAACTGCGGCGATGCTGCCGCGCGAAATACTCTCATTGACCTCGCTGATGGTGAATACATAGCCTTTCTAGATTCCGACGATCTGTACTATCCGGATACACTGGAACGAATGATCGCCGCCGCCGAGACCGAAAAGGATGACGTCATCGTTTACGGTCCCTACATGCGGATTGACGAGAACGGTGGTGAAATCAGCAGA comes from the Anaerohalosphaera lusitana genome and includes:
- a CDS encoding polysaccharide pyruvyl transferase family protein; the encoded protein is MKKVMVITFHSVPNYGAVLQAYALCNVLRQIGFDVHLIDYQPKSISKGDSDSPLHKKFADFRKKHLPLTPQVFTNLNQLNGVDADVLVCGSDQIWNFAKSKARKNMDAFLLNFGPDSAIRISYAASTGGVGFPKEYHDKISECLASFQNISVRERTSLKDVGEVTDKSIDITVDPTVLCDDYPEADITCYELPEKYIVTYCLQASPVFLDAVHRVKTLYNLPVVNIGDTAAGLADKSLTSLGPDEWICLLRQSECVVTNSFHGTVFSIKVKKNFLSVPLLRKKKNKIYGLQEKLYRKGYRKAWCLPGNSIMRNRLFANWSSKNDRISSFLRLSGLNSRLYDYPDSIDFVGRPIDYDNVMQKIKYEKDESIRFLHKVLKGN
- a CDS encoding nitroreductase family protein, which encodes MNLLTEFERTGGDTSRSQYKAACNVLKAYVGSGQIQSSDDTQLLVADIKSFLEGKPTDNCRFFAGGVRILSKTDCIEASRGDFRKLSQNRYSIRTFAGGNVPMSKIYDAVEMAQKSPSTCNRQTSRVYVYSKKNTINEILAIHKGTRGFTEQIDKFILVAGDQKCCLGVGDRNQVYVDCGIFAMSLLYGLQYNRLGACILHWNVTPKKDLQLRKVAGVADNHTVVCMIAVGRLAEEFKVPVSQRRNLKSICFAMD